AAATCCTATTGATTTTGAAAACAGTGAAGGTAACTTAGGTATGGCTAATGCCATTTTTGAGCATTTATCTGCAAAATTACCGATTTCAAGATTACAACGTGATTTAACAGATAGTACTGTATTACGTAATGTTGGAGTCCCTTTTGGACATACTTTAATTGGTTTTGGATCAACTTTAAAAGGGTTAAGTAAATTATTACTTAATGCGCCTAAATTTGCACAAGACCTTGAAAACAATTGGGCAGTTGTAGCAGAAGCCATTCAAACCATTTTAAGACGTGAAGGTTACCCTAATCCTTACGAGGCTTTAAAAGGGTTAACTAGAACTAACGATGCTATTAATAAAGCCTCTATTTCTAATTTCATAGATACATTAGACGTTAGTGATGCTATCAAAACAGAATTAAAAGCAATATCACCAAGTAACTATACCGGAATATAATACGTATGCTAAATGATAATGCCTCTATGGCACTTTGTACTATAACTTTACTACTCTTTTTTATAGGAGGAATCACTGGAGTTTTAAATCATCCGGTGTACATCGCTATTATTGTTATTGCATATTTAGTCGTGATTATTAATTTGGTCGTGGTAAAAAAGCCTGAAACAGATGATGCTTTTTTTGAACCGAAAAACAAAAAATAATCCTAATTATCACTTCATTAAAAAAGGCTTATCCATTGGATAAGCCTTTTTACTTGTAGTGTAACCTAAAAGGTGCTATGTTTATTTAAAAAACGACATCAGACCTTCAATTTCACCTTTGTCAATATCCGCGTTTTGTAGTTTAGAGCTTAACTTAATTAATTGTTCCGGCTTCATATCGTCTCCAATTATTCTTAAAATTGTAAACCCCATCTCTTTAGAACTTGCTAACACTAAAAACTCATCTATAGCCGCTCCGTTTTCAATAACATTAATCTTAACATTAACGCCATTATCTTTAAACTCCATCAGCTCTTCATATTTTTTGTTTCCAAAAACAACTTTAGCTTTCGCTAATTCTTCTGTATAAGCTGCTACGTTTCCTGCAGTTGACTTATAAGCTAATATGTCTAATTTACTTACCGACTGATACGCTTCTTGTTCTTCTTCTGTTAAATTAGCCTTTGAAAAATCTATAACATCTGTAGAGACGTCAAAAGACATAAAATCTGGTAATTCTTGATGATCTACAAAGTAGGTTTGTATAGAGTTTTCGTCTTTACAACTTACCAATACTACTGTTAATACAAGAAGGGTTACAATTGATTTGATTGATGTTTTCATAGTTTTATTTTTTACTTTTCTTTTTTAACTCCTCACCACCTGGAAGGTTCATTTTTTGAGTTAATTTAGAAATTTGATTTAAATCAATATTCCCTGTCAATGAGATTACAACAGTTTCGATTGTACGTTTTTCGCCGTTAATTTCGACATCAGATCCTTTGGTTACGGCATCTAATCCATTAATAAACATCAGTAATTCGCTAACGTGATCTTCATCTTTACCTTGCTTCACGTAAAACTTCATAACGACACCATTATCCTTAACTTCCATTAACTCTTCTAAAGATGTACTTCGTGTTGTGACCCACTTAGTAATACTTTTTGCAATAGTCAGATCTCCTGTAGCCATCGTTTTAAAACTAGTAATACTGTTTACCATCTCCATATAAGCTTTAGCTTCTGCATCGTCTGTATCAATATCTATTTTAGCTAGCATTTGAAACATCTTAGGTTTTATAGACACGTAACTTACTTTATCGCTATCGCTATATTTTTCAAAGACATCTTGAGCCATTCCTGTTAATGGCATCATTACTATTGCCATCAGTGTTATTGTTATTGTTATATATTTTTTCATTGTATTTGTGTTATTAGGTTTATTTTTTATTGATTTTAAGGATTCTTCCAATTGGGTTCTCCATCTCTTTTAAATAGTCAACTTGTGTGCCAGCTTTATTAATAACACCTAAGTAATTAACTTGTGCGGTCCCTTTATTAAAGGTTTTAGACACTAACTCTAGATATGATTTTGCTTGACTATACGCCAACCTATCAGCAGCTGTGATAACATCCTCTTTGGGTCTATTAAAATAAATACCAACCATTAATACTGCTACTGCTGCAACGCTTAACCACTTAATATTATATTTATTTTTAGCGTTTAGTGGCACGTTTTTAGTAAAAGTCTCTTGTTGGTTTACTGTATAGTATCCAAAAATGGCTTTATAATGCTCTAAATGTGGCGCGACAGTTTCTTGCTTAAAATAGTTTTTTAACTGTGCTTCTTCTTTTAGAGTGGTTTCACCATTCTCGTACTTTTCTAGTAAGTCGTCTATATTATTTAACACCATAATTATGTGTACTAGTTAATTTTTCTCTTATTATTTTTCTTGCTCTTGATAAGGCTA
This portion of the Olleya sp. Bg11-27 genome encodes:
- a CDS encoding DUF4252 domain-containing protein yields the protein MKTSIKSIVTLLVLTVVLVSCKDENSIQTYFVDHQELPDFMSFDVSTDVIDFSKANLTEEEQEAYQSVSKLDILAYKSTAGNVAAYTEELAKAKVVFGNKKYEELMEFKDNGVNVKINVIENGAAIDEFLVLASSKEMGFTILRIIGDDMKPEQLIKLSSKLQNADIDKGEIEGLMSFFK
- a CDS encoding DUF4252 domain-containing protein codes for the protein MKKYITITITLMAIVMMPLTGMAQDVFEKYSDSDKVSYVSIKPKMFQMLAKIDIDTDDAEAKAYMEMVNSITSFKTMATGDLTIAKSITKWVTTRSTSLEELMEVKDNGVVMKFYVKQGKDEDHVSELLMFINGLDAVTKGSDVEINGEKRTIETVVISLTGNIDLNQISKLTQKMNLPGGEELKKKSKK